A region of Dioscorea cayenensis subsp. rotundata cultivar TDr96_F1 chromosome 5, TDr96_F1_v2_PseudoChromosome.rev07_lg8_w22 25.fasta, whole genome shotgun sequence DNA encodes the following proteins:
- the LOC120260009 gene encoding protein LURP-one-related 8-like, translating into MDHRKSEHGLSDLFTITKLSFNANFSTSFLRLMASDEPVKEDLGFWSHHRLNKFWRPKLKELVFTKTINGVKDNDEELAIIDLDASGLPLVSIVQKPCFLHSRWQVFQGDNTNENNLLFTIKKRRVLLAVNTEEVEWDFKITEEYRKRSIQVVHERDPTFAIAEMSQHHRVKKVRLANDAFGVTINPNMDYAFIVSLFCILHLKQLKQDTRQRHVNEFAEIAADLATTLISVAVKVAGLPAS; encoded by the exons ATGGATCACCGGAAATCGGAGCACGGGTTGTCAGATCTCTTCACCATCACGAAGCTCTCCTTTAATGCCAATTTCTCCACCTCCTTCTTGAGGTTAATGGCGTCAGATGAGCCGGTGAAggaggatttagggttttggtctCATCATCGTCTCAATA AATTCTGGAGGCCCAAGCTAAAGGAACTGGTTTTCACTAAAACGATCAACGGAGTGAAGGACAACGATGAGGAGCTTGCAATCATTGACCTTGATG CTTCTGGCCTCCCCCTTGTTTCCATTGTACAAAAG CCGTGTTTTCTTCATAGCCGTTGGCAAGTATTCCAAGGCGATAACACAAATGAAAATAACCTCTTGTTTACAATCAAAAAGAGGCGCGTGCTTCTTGCGGTCAACACTGAGGAAGTAGAATGGGATTTCAAGATCACAGAAGAATACAGGAAGAGATCAATACAGGTGGTTCATGAGAGAGATCCAACCTTTGCAATAGCTGAG ATGAGCCAGCATCATAGGGTGAAGAAGGTGAGACTGGCTAATGATGCATTCGGGGTGACTATCAATCCAAACATGGATTATGCCTTCATTGTCTCACTGTTTTGCATACTTCATCTGAAGCAACTAAAACAAGATACACGCCAGAGACATGTAAATGAATTTGCAGAAATAGCTGCAGATTTAGCAACGACCCTAATATCAGTTGCAGTCAAAGTGGCAGGGTTGCCAGCGTCATAA